The nucleotide sequence CAATTGGCGGAACTGCTAGGCGGCGAGATTGGCGTCCTCTCCAACGAGGGCGACGGTAGCACGTTCTGGTTTACTCTGCGTTGCCGCGCGGCGCACAACGAAAACGAGATAGTGCAGGAGCGGCTGGCCTCGCGTGAGCGGGCCCCCGACATCAGCCGCTTCGACACCGCACCGCGCGTATTGCTCGTCGATGACAACCCAATCAACCTGAAAGTAGCTATCCGCCTGCTCGATAAGCTGGGCTGCGAGGTGGCAGTAGCTGATAATGGGTTTGAAGCCATTAGCAAGGCTACCGCTCCCGACGCCGAGTTCGACTTGGTGTTTATGGACATTCAAATGCCGGAGATGGATGGCGTGGCGGCCATGCAGGAAATCCGGCGGCGTTTGGGCGCGGCCTGCCCGCCTGTGGTGGCCATGACGGCTTATTCCATGAAGGAAGATGCCGAACGGTTTGTGCGCGAAGGCATGGACGACTATGTTTCCAAGCCTGTGAAAAGCCAGGATCTGCACTCGGTGCTGCGGCGCTGGGTAACTGCTGGACCGGCTATGGTGCGTGCGGGTTCCACTACGTCAGCAAGCCCGGCAATGGCTGTAGAACCAGAAAGTGCAGCCGTAATAGAGGCCCCGTTCATTGACCCGGATGTGGTGGAGCAACTCCGGCAATTGGGCGGTGCCGAGTTTGCTGCGCAGCTGTACCAAGACTTTGAAGTGGAAGTAACGCAGCTCCTCGATGACGCACAGATTATAGTTGAAAGTGGGCAGTACGAACAGATTTTACCACATTTGCACCAATTAAAGGGAACTGGCTTTACTTTAGGCCTTACTTTGTTGGCGGAATGTGCTAGAGACATCGAACATGACCTCAAAAAGGGCGACCAGAGCAACGTCAAGCAAGATTTTCAGAAGCTATTAGCTTACTTCACTCAATTCAAAACCGTATATCCGGGTGTGATGAGCAACTTGTAAGCACCCGGCTTATCCTTTTCAAATTCACTTTTCTCAACCCGAACCTTCCTACATTACTACTTTCTCTCTCCCCATGAGCGACGCGAAAACAATACTGATTGCCGAAGACAGCTCCGTTATTCTGAATCTGACCAAGAAGATTCTCGAGCTCCAGAAATACCGCATTGTGTCGGCCAAGAATGGTGGTGAAGTCCTTAAGCAAGTGGAAAGCCAGCCTATTGACTGCGTGCTGATGGATATTAACATTCCAGTGAAAGATGGTATGGAGTGCACCCGCGAAATCCGGGCCCATCATGACGAGCGGATTTCTAAAATTCCAATCATTGCTATTACGGGCAACGCCAACAACTACTCTATGGAGCAGTTCCGCGAAGCCGGCGTAACCGATTATTTACCGAAGCCGCTTGACTTTGATGCACTGGTACGCGTTGTGAAGCAGTACGTTGGGTAATTATTAAGGAGCTATAGGTTAGGAGCTAGGAGCTGGAATTCACTGAAACATAGCCGTTACAGCTGTTCCACTCGTTCTAACTCCTAGCTCCTACTTCTAGCTCTCCTATGCAAATCACCTTTCTCGGCACGGGTACGTCGCAAGGCGTACCCGTGATTGGGTGCCATTGTGCGGTATGCCGCTCTCTGGACTACCGCGACAAGCGGCTGCGGGTATCAGTTCATCTGCAAACCCAAGGCAAAAGTATCATTATTGATTCAGGGCCGGACTTTCGGCAGCAGGTACTGCGCGAACGGGTCGACCGGCTT is from Hymenobacter tibetensis and encodes:
- a CDS encoding response regulator; protein product: MSDAKTILIAEDSSVILNLTKKILELQKYRIVSAKNGGEVLKQVESQPIDCVLMDINIPVKDGMECTREIRAHHDERISKIPIIAITGNANNYSMEQFREAGVTDYLPKPLDFDALVRVVKQYVG